In Musa acuminata AAA Group cultivar baxijiao chromosome BXJ2-8, Cavendish_Baxijiao_AAA, whole genome shotgun sequence, one genomic interval encodes:
- the LOC103995507 gene encoding uncharacterized protein LOC103995507, with amino-acid sequence MDDGGLASLWGYDESNEELKHKLICAAAEREELRISTRNDLHKANETIGRLMDLLEERTHERDEARRKLQLLLNLMIQPTTVQIPILPLHLPLDIPRMGQSGGSSPADTVDSPQLSSIDMGDPCDGMGISRQLKHSAYEAMSSATVDRLAMKRPLPERGRFQQAVLGAGPLLLNLIFPGPFPQSQVASASVTAHDSPGPLEYNPEGLIPCPLSCTR; translated from the exons ATGGACGACGGAGGCTTGGCTTCTCTTTGGGGCTACGATGAG AGCAACGAGGAGCTGAAGCATAAGCTCATCTGTGCCGCCGCCGAACGAGAGGAACTACGGATCAGTACCCGCAACGACCTGCACAAGGCCAACGAAACCATCGGGCGCTTGATGGACCTCCTCGAGGAGAGAACCCATGAAAGAGACGAGGCAAGAAGGAAGCTGCAGCTGCTGCTAAACCTGATGATACAACCCACCACGGTCCAGATCCCTATTCTTCCTCTGCATCTGCCACTGGATATTCCACGGATGGGTCAATCAGGAGGCTCATCTCCCGCCGACACCGTCGATTCTCCACAGCTCTCAAGCATCGACATGGGTGATCCCTGCGATGGCATGGGCATCTCACGACAGCTTAAGCATTCAGCGTACGAGGCCATGTCTTCTGCTACGGTTGACAGGCTTGCCATGAAGAGACCTCTCCCGGAGAGAGGAAGGTTTCAGCAAGCTGTCCTCGGAGCAGGTCCATTGCTTCTGAATCTTATATTTCCGGGGCCATTCCCACAATCTCAGGTTGCTTCGGCATCGGTCACAGCTCATGATTCTCCAGGGCCATTGGAATACAATCCAGAAGGCCTGATTCCTTGTCCTCTCAGCTGTACAAGATAA
- the LOC135619631 gene encoding photosynthetic NDH subunit of lumenal location 1, chloroplastic-like: MAASYGWLTSLPNQLAVASSVVNHRSAAAASFVVRASSTDASLTEKDCLRRRQVLVGLSSLTAALSWANFATAEDVPENFRAFVDFTDGYAYYYPSDWRDFDYMGHDSAFKDRFAALQHVRVSFIPTEKKDIHDLGSMEEVIFNLVKNIYAAPNQIPSIYEMQERTVDGKNYWTFEYELESPGFSRTAFATIAIGNGRYYTLVVGANERRWTRLRNKLKVVADSFKILDI; encoded by the exons ATGGCAGCATCATATGGCTGGCTCACTTCTCTGCCCAACCAA TTGGCTGTCGCAAGCTCTGTCGTCAACCATCGATCCGCTGCAGCTGCTTCGTTCGTCGTCAGGGCGAGCTCGACGGATGCATCACTTACGGAGAAGG ATTGTTTAAGGAGAAGGCAGGTTTTAGTTGGACTCAGTTCCTTGACCGCTGCTTTGTCCTGGGCAAATTTTGCAACTGCTGAAG ATGTACCGGAGAATTTTCGAGCTTTCGTGGATTTTACAGATGGATATGCATACTATTATCCTTCCGATTGGAGA GATTTTGATTACATGGGCCATGATTCAGCATTTAAAGATCGATTTGCAGCTTTGCAACATGTCAGAGTCAGTTTCATTCCTACCGAAAAGAAAGATATTCATGATTTGGGATCCATGGAGGAG GTCATTTTCAACTTGGTAAAAAATATTTATGCTGCACCAAATCAGATTCCGAGCATATATGAGATGCAGGAG CGAACTGTCGATGGAAAGAACTATTGGACATTCGAATACGAACTTGAATCCCCAGGCTTTTCCCGTACTGCCTTTGCGACAATAGCAATTGGCAATG ggCGGTACTACACATTAGTTGTTGGTGCAAATGAGAGGCGGTGGACTAGACTTCGGAACAAGCTCAAGGTGGTAGCAGACTCTTTCAAGATTCTTGACATATGA